The sequence below is a genomic window from Anaerobranca californiensis DSM 14826.
TTACTTTATATTATTCATTGATATAATTTACTACATCACCTACAGTCTTAATTTTCTGTAGTTCTTCATCGGGAATTTGCACATCAAATTCTTCTTCAAATACCATAAGTAAATCCATAATATCAAGGGAATCTAAATCCAAATCATCTTGGAAGCTAGCATCTAAAGTTACAACATCTTCACTTACATTGGTATGTTCCACTATTATTTTTTTTACTCTGTCAAATACGCTCATCCGGGCCACCTCCTTCCCCATATATTTTAACTACTTTTGTTATTATTTGCAAGTTACTAAACTATTTTTTTATGGGCAGCAATGGCAATCATTCCAGGACCTGTATTTGTACCAATGACACTGCCAATATTGCCTTCTAATATCTCGTTAATATTTAACTCTTGTTTAGCATAAGCTAGCAACTCATCCTTTTGCTCAGGAGTTAGGGCATGGGCAATTGCTACATTGACTAAGTCATCATTAAATCTCTCTTTAATCTTTTCAACTAAGTAAGGAATGACTTTATTTCTTCCCCTTACTTTTCCTAAAGGAGCTACAATTCCTTCAGAATTTAATGTGAGAATTGGTTTAACATTTAATAAAGTACCTATAAGTGCTGAAGCCTTACCTATACGTCCGTTTTTTTGGAGAAATTCTAAAGTATCTACACCAAAACAGACTAATTGATCTTCAATAATTTTATTTAAAATGTCTTGTATTTCTCTAACATCTTTCCCTTGTTCGATTAATTTTGCCCCTTGATATGCTATTAATCCTAAACCAAGGGAAGCTGATTTAGAATCAATAATAGTTATGTCAGCATTCTCCAACATATTCTTAGCTATTACTGCAGATTGGTAAGTTCCACTTAAATTATCGGAAATATGAATAGAAATGATGGAATGTCCTTGGGATAAAAGGGAAGTGTATACTTTATGGAAGTCCCCAGGAGATGGTTGGGAAGTTCTAGGCATAACTTCTGAATTTTGAAGTTTAGCAAAAAAACTTTCTGTATTTAGATCTATTCCATCTTTGAAAACTTCATCTCCAAAATGGACATTTAAAGGCACTACAGTTATATCATATTTTTCTATGATATCTTTAGATAAATCTGCGGTGCTGTCTACAACTAATTTAATTGCCATTATAATTCTCCCTTCATAAAATATTATATTCCTTCATTGAATTTTTCTAGTACTTCTATCATCCCCTTTCCTTGTTTTAATATTGCATTTTTTATAGCTTTAGCGTCAGAAGAACCATGGCTTTTTATACATGCTCCTTTTACACCTAAAAGGGGTGCTCCACCATGTTCTGAGTAATCCATCTTTTTCTTAAAATCTTTAAAAGCAGGCTTTAATAACATGGCACCTATAGTTCTAAAAACACCCCGGGTTAATTCTTCTTTTAAAGAAGTAAATATAAATGAAGCTAAACCCTCCATAAACTTGAGCATTACATTTCCTACAAAACCATCACAAACTATCACATCAGCTACACCCATAGGTACATCCCTTGCCTCAACATTGCCTATAAAATTGATACTGGGATCATTTTTTAATAGATCATAAGCTCCTTTGGTAACTTCATTTCCTTTTCCTTCTTCTACTCCAACATTTAGAAGGCCAACTTTAGGATTTTTTATCTTAAATACCCTTTGAGCATAAATACTCCCCATTTTCCCGTATTGTAATAAATTTTCAGCAGTTGCATCCATATTAGCACCGATATCTAGTACTACAGTGTGTTTGCCTCCTTGAGCAGGGAAAATAGGTGCTAAAGCAGGTCTTGAAATACCTTTAATCCTACCCAATATAAAATAACCTGCAGCCATAAACGCTCCAGTGTTCCCTGCTGTAACTACAGAATTTGCTTTACCTTCTTTTACTAAAGTTACTGCCTTTACTAGTGAAGAATCTTTTTTCCTTCTAACAGCTTCCACTGGTTTATCATCGTTAGTTATTACTTCCTGAGCGTCTATTATTTCATAACGTCCTTGGAGTTTTTCTACATCTAATTTAGATAATTGCTCTTTAATAGCCTGCACCGGTCCCACAAAATATATGTATAGTTCATTATCAGTTTTTAATGCTTCTACACCCCCTAAAATTGGAGCTTGTGGAGCATTATCTCCCCCCATAACATCTAAAGCAATTTTAACCATTTGTTTTTACCTCCCCTTTTTGGATTATGACAAACTTACCGTGAAAAACCTGTTTATCATCACTGGAAGTGTTTACTTCCACATAATAAGTATTACCTTCTTGTTTAATCACATCTGCTATGGCTACTAACCTCTCTCCACCATATACCGGTTTTAAATATTTTATATTTGCTTCTTTTGTTAAAGCTA
It includes:
- a CDS encoding DegV family protein, producing MAIKLVVDSTADLSKDIIEKYDITVVPLNVHFGDEVFKDGIDLNTESFFAKLQNSEVMPRTSQPSPGDFHKVYTSLLSQGHSIISIHISDNLSGTYQSAVIAKNMLENADITIIDSKSASLGLGLIAYQGAKLIEQGKDVREIQDILNKIIEDQLVCFGVDTLEFLQKNGRIGKASALIGTLLNVKPILTLNSEGIVAPLGKVRGRNKVIPYLVEKIKERFNDDLVNVAIAHALTPEQKDELLAYAKQELNINEILEGNIGSVIGTNTGPGMIAIAAHKKIV
- the acpP gene encoding acyl carrier protein — protein: MSVFDRVKKIIVEHTNVSEDVVTLDASFQDDLDLDSLDIMDLLMVFEEEFDVQIPDEELQKIKTVGDVVNYINE
- the plsX gene encoding phosphate acyltransferase PlsX; its protein translation is MVKIALDVMGGDNAPQAPILGGVEALKTDNELYIYFVGPVQAIKEQLSKLDVEKLQGRYEIIDAQEVITNDDKPVEAVRRKKDSSLVKAVTLVKEGKANSVVTAGNTGAFMAAGYFILGRIKGISRPALAPIFPAQGGKHTVVLDIGANMDATAENLLQYGKMGSIYAQRVFKIKNPKVGLLNVGVEEGKGNEVTKGAYDLLKNDPSINFIGNVEARDVPMGVADVIVCDGFVGNVMLKFMEGLASFIFTSLKEELTRGVFRTIGAMLLKPAFKDFKKKMDYSEHGGAPLLGVKGACIKSHGSSDAKAIKNAILKQGKGMIEVLEKFNEGI